A stretch of the Alphaproteobacteria bacterium genome encodes the following:
- a CDS encoding thymidine phosphorylase family protein — MSDSIEVAGSPGQSANTLRARRIGIDAQYESVVFMHKDCPVCRSEGFTAQTRVRLTYGDRSIIATVFQIVSDLVTHDEAGLSETAWRRLGLSGGEIISVSHPRPLLSLSDLRGKVYGRPFNAVALDMIVNDVVAGRYSDIHLSSFITACSARPLDLDETVALTKAMMSAGERLSWSKSLISDKHCVGGLPGNRTTPIVVAIAAACGLTIPKTSSRAITSPAGTADAMETLAPVDLSIQAMRKVVEREGGCIVWGGAVRLSPADDTLIRVERALDLDSEGQLVASVISKKAAAGATHLILDLPVGPTAKVRSTATASALSRSLLAVAQTCGIEARVIITDGQQPVGRGIGPALEALDVLAVLQGKPDAPRDLRDRAISLAGGLLELVGSAEVGCGEAMASEVLNDGRAWRKFQGICEAQGGMREPTTAAHHRPVIASKAGQVTMIDNRRLARVAKLAGAPSAKSAGIELHVRLGTNVSLGEPLYTVHAEASGELSYSLAYVAENEDIIALSDV; from the coding sequence ATGTCGGACTCTATTGAGGTGGCTGGATCGCCGGGCCAGTCGGCAAATACTTTGCGCGCACGACGAATCGGTATAGATGCCCAGTACGAATCCGTCGTGTTTATGCACAAGGACTGCCCGGTCTGTCGCTCGGAAGGATTTACGGCCCAGACGCGTGTGCGATTGACCTATGGTGATCGGTCAATCATCGCGACCGTGTTCCAGATCGTCAGTGACCTAGTGACACATGACGAAGCGGGCCTGTCGGAGACGGCGTGGCGCCGTCTCGGACTTTCAGGCGGCGAGATAATTTCCGTGAGCCATCCCCGCCCACTTCTGTCGCTGAGTGACTTACGTGGAAAAGTCTATGGACGTCCGTTCAATGCTGTGGCTTTGGATATGATTGTCAATGATGTCGTCGCAGGTCGATACTCGGATATTCATCTGTCTTCGTTCATCACGGCATGTTCAGCCAGGCCGCTCGACCTTGACGAAACGGTTGCCCTGACCAAAGCCATGATGAGTGCCGGTGAGCGGCTGAGCTGGAGCAAAAGCCTAATTTCCGACAAGCACTGTGTCGGCGGACTACCAGGCAACCGTACGACGCCGATTGTGGTGGCCATTGCTGCTGCTTGTGGCCTGACGATACCTAAGACATCATCCCGGGCGATCACGTCTCCCGCCGGCACTGCAGATGCAATGGAAACCTTGGCACCGGTTGATCTCAGTATTCAAGCCATGCGGAAGGTAGTCGAACGGGAAGGAGGGTGTATTGTTTGGGGCGGGGCGGTACGGCTGAGCCCAGCCGACGACACCCTGATACGGGTTGAACGGGCGCTCGATCTGGATAGCGAAGGGCAGCTTGTCGCGTCTGTTATATCGAAGAAGGCGGCTGCTGGAGCCACTCATCTCATACTCGATCTTCCAGTGGGTCCAACGGCGAAGGTGCGTAGCACAGCGACGGCTTCTGCGCTATCGCGGAGTCTGCTTGCCGTCGCACAGACTTGCGGAATAGAGGCGCGCGTAATCATCACGGACGGACAACAGCCGGTTGGTCGCGGTATCGGACCGGCTCTTGAGGCGTTGGATGTTCTGGCTGTACTGCAGGGAAAACCTGACGCACCGCGTGATTTACGTGACCGCGCTATATCTCTGGCGGGCGGGCTACTTGAACTGGTCGGCAGCGCGGAGGTCGGTTGCGGTGAGGCTATGGCGTCTGAGGTGCTCAATGACGGTCGCGCCTGGAGAAAATTTCAGGGAATATGTGAAGCTCAGGGCGGCATGCGCGAGCCGACCACTGCCGCTCACCATCGCCCTGTAATAGCAAGCAAGGCAGGACAAGTGACGATGATTGACAACCGTCGGCTTGCGCGAGTGGCCAAGCTCGCCGGGGCCCCAAGTGCTAAATCAGCAGGCATTGAACTCCATGTGCGCCTTGGCACGAATGTCTCTTTGGGTGAGCCGCTGTACACGGTGCATGCGGAGGCGTCGGGCGAGCTGTCATATAGTTTGGCATATGTGGCTGAAAACGAAGACATCATAGCGTTGAGCGACGTGTGA
- a CDS encoding MBL fold metallo-hydrolase, whose protein sequence is MTSCKLSFFGGVGTVTGSRYLLEVDGLRVLVDCGLFQGFKQLRLRNWAPFPIAPNRIDAVLLTHAHLDHSGYLPLLVKNGFSGPVICTEATRDLCAILLPDSGYLQEKDADFANRYGHSKHHPALPLYTQKDAEVCMKRFMPLGFNKAFNVKDAVSARFLPAGHILGAAIIEITCAGRTIVFSGDLGRPHSATMVDPAVVERADYLLIESTYGDRRHETRDAQEALGEIISRTAARGGTVLIPAFAVGRAQSLLFHMERLKAEKQIPDLPIFLDSPMAINASELFCQRVEDHRLTAEECRTACSVARYVREPEESKSLDQDPMPKVIISASGMATGGRVLHHLKHYAPDPRNTILFSGFQAGGTRGAAMTSGADKVKIHGGYVPVQAEVANLQMLSAHADADETMAWLGNFNTPPRMTYVTHGEPAASDTLRHRIKEELGWPCTVPEFREEVELN, encoded by the coding sequence GTGACCAGTTGCAAACTGTCCTTCTTTGGTGGGGTCGGAACGGTTACTGGGTCCAGATACCTGCTTGAGGTCGATGGCCTTCGAGTGCTCGTCGATTGCGGGCTTTTCCAAGGGTTCAAGCAGCTTCGCTTGCGAAACTGGGCGCCGTTTCCTATCGCCCCCAACCGCATCGATGCTGTGCTCCTTACGCACGCTCACCTCGATCACTCTGGCTATCTGCCGTTGCTCGTCAAGAATGGGTTTTCGGGGCCGGTTATTTGTACCGAGGCAACGCGGGACTTGTGCGCGATCCTTTTGCCGGACAGCGGGTATCTGCAGGAGAAGGATGCGGACTTTGCCAATCGCTATGGCCATTCAAAACACCACCCGGCCTTGCCGCTGTACACACAGAAGGATGCCGAGGTGTGCATGAAGCGATTCATGCCATTGGGGTTCAATAAGGCATTCAACGTCAAGGATGCGGTATCCGCCCGTTTTCTGCCGGCCGGGCACATCCTGGGTGCGGCCATTATCGAGATAACGTGTGCCGGCCGTACAATTGTCTTCTCGGGCGATCTGGGGCGTCCCCACAGTGCCACCATGGTTGATCCGGCGGTTGTCGAACGTGCTGACTACCTGCTCATAGAGTCCACTTATGGTGACCGGCGTCATGAGACGCGCGATGCACAAGAGGCCCTCGGTGAGATTATCAGCCGGACCGCGGCGCGTGGCGGAACAGTCCTAATACCCGCATTTGCTGTTGGCCGGGCACAATCCCTGCTCTTCCATATGGAGCGTCTGAAAGCCGAAAAGCAAATCCCGGACCTACCGATCTTTCTCGATAGTCCGATGGCGATCAATGCCAGTGAGTTGTTCTGCCAACGCGTCGAAGACCACCGATTGACGGCGGAGGAGTGTCGCACAGCCTGCAGCGTCGCGCGTTATGTCCGTGAACCCGAAGAATCAAAGTCATTGGATCAGGATCCTATGCCGAAAGTCATTATTTCAGCGAGCGGGATGGCGACAGGCGGCCGGGTACTGCACCACTTGAAACACTATGCGCCTGATCCCCGGAACACGATCCTGTTTTCTGGCTTCCAGGCGGGAGGAACCCGGGGTGCTGCTATGACTTCGGGGGCCGACAAGGTCAAAATTCATGGTGGTTATGTTCCGGTGCAAGCGGAAGTCGCCAACCTGCAAATGCTCTCGGCCCATGCTGACGCAGATGAGACCATGGCTTGGCTTGGCAACTTCAATACACCACCCCGAATGACCTATGTCACCCACGGTGAGCCGGCCGCCTCCGACACACTGCGGCACCGGATTAAGGAAGAGCTTGGGTGGCCATGTACGGTGCCGGAGTTCCGTGAAGAAGTCGAACTGAATTGA
- a CDS encoding potassium channel family protein — translation MVVAIVLAVAMVVMTAALHYYVLQWLSGGMARIPLRPGPRVLSIVFVILATHIIQVVLYALAYGASIHILNLGTFGGLTVERPLDFLYFSIVTYTSLGLGDVFPTGHLRFLAGVEALNGLLLIAWSGSFIFLAMGRLWPWQSCVEPTRLHRSRG, via the coding sequence ATGGTGGTGGCCATAGTTCTGGCAGTCGCAATGGTCGTCATGACGGCAGCGCTTCATTACTACGTTTTACAATGGCTGTCTGGTGGCATGGCGCGTATTCCTTTGCGACCGGGCCCGCGGGTCCTGTCGATTGTATTCGTGATCCTCGCCACGCACATCATACAAGTTGTCCTTTACGCTCTCGCATATGGCGCCTCAATCCATATTCTGAATCTCGGGACATTTGGTGGTCTCACGGTTGAACGACCGCTCGACTTTCTCTACTTCTCGATCGTGACCTACACGTCCCTGGGTCTCGGTGACGTGTTTCCGACCGGCCATCTTCGCTTCCTGGCCGGCGTCGAGGCGCTGAACGGCTTGCTGCTGATTGCGTGGTCCGGATCGTTCATCTTTCTGGCAATGGGGCGGTTATGGCCGTGGCAGAGTTGCGTTGAGCCGACCCGCCTGCATCGCAGTAGGGGCTGA
- a CDS encoding heavy metal translocating P-type ATPase, with the protein MTEHHSHRHTAGHAPTSELTDSETVKDPVCGMSVRLNAGKPSFQHKGHAYHFCSQRCHDKFAADPESYLSEKPEHQPAPKGVKYTCPMHPEIVRDEPGDCPICGMALEPMGVPAADAGPNPELVDFKRRFWVGTALTVPLLVLTMGPFVGLGFVRDVLGERLSLWIELALGTPVILWAGWPFFVRGVRSVINRSLNMFTLIGMGVGAAYLFSVVAVLLPGIFPDGFRDEDGHVGVYFEAGAVIVVLVLLGQIMELGARERTGSAIRALLDLAAKTARVIRSDGREEEIPLEDVKVGDKLRVRPGDKIPVDGVVAEGRSSVDESMISGEPIPVEKVEGDKVTGATINGTGSLVMVAERVGADTMLSQIVEMVANAQRSRAPIQKLADSVAGMFVPAVVVIAVMSFAAWAIWGPAPALSYALVSAVAVLIIACPCALGLATPMSIMTATGRGAQAGVLIKNAEALERFAKVDTLIVDKTGTLTLGKPKLIAVLPEAGHDEDDVLRLAASLERGSEHPLAEAIVAGAEEREIALTEAEEFEAVTGKGVKGVVDKMSVALGNAKLLADLGIDGRRFSESANARRDQGETVMFVIVGSKIAGLVAVADPVKDTTHDALKALHAQGFRIVMATGDNERTAKAVAAKLGIDEIRADVLPEDKARIIKEMQDAGRKVAMAGDGVNDAPALAQADVGIAMGTGADVAIESAGLTLVKGDLNGIVRARKLARATMRNIKQNLFFALVYNASGVPVAAGVLFPVFGILISPIFAAAAMSLSSVSVVGNALRLRSVRV; encoded by the coding sequence ATGACTGAGCATCACAGCCACCGCCATACCGCAGGCCATGCGCCCACCAGCGAATTGACGGACAGCGAGACGGTCAAGGATCCGGTGTGCGGCATGTCCGTGCGGCTGAACGCCGGAAAGCCGAGCTTTCAGCACAAGGGCCACGCTTATCACTTCTGTTCCCAGCGCTGCCACGACAAGTTTGCAGCCGATCCCGAATCGTATCTCTCCGAGAAACCTGAGCACCAACCCGCGCCCAAGGGTGTCAAGTACACGTGCCCGATGCATCCGGAAATCGTCCGTGACGAGCCGGGCGATTGCCCTATCTGCGGCATGGCGCTGGAGCCAATGGGTGTGCCGGCAGCTGATGCCGGGCCGAACCCGGAGCTTGTGGACTTCAAGAGGCGGTTTTGGGTCGGGACGGCACTGACGGTACCGCTTTTGGTGCTGACGATGGGTCCGTTCGTCGGGCTTGGCTTTGTCCGCGATGTCTTGGGTGAGCGGTTGTCGCTGTGGATAGAACTTGCTTTGGGCACACCTGTTATTCTGTGGGCTGGTTGGCCGTTTTTCGTGCGAGGCGTCAGGTCTGTAATCAACCGCAGCCTCAACATGTTCACACTCATAGGCATGGGTGTCGGTGCGGCCTATCTCTTCAGCGTCGTGGCTGTACTGTTGCCGGGAATTTTTCCAGACGGTTTTCGTGATGAGGACGGTCATGTCGGTGTCTATTTTGAGGCTGGTGCCGTCATCGTCGTTTTGGTTTTGCTTGGCCAGATCATGGAACTTGGCGCGCGCGAGCGGACAGGTTCGGCAATTCGAGCCCTTTTGGATCTTGCCGCGAAAACAGCGCGCGTCATTCGCTCGGACGGCCGGGAGGAGGAGATACCGCTCGAAGATGTCAAGGTTGGTGACAAGCTGCGAGTCCGCCCGGGCGACAAAATCCCGGTGGATGGCGTGGTAGCGGAGGGCCGCTCGTCGGTTGACGAGTCGATGATATCCGGCGAGCCCATCCCTGTAGAAAAAGTCGAGGGAGACAAGGTCACCGGGGCGACGATCAACGGCACCGGCAGCCTGGTGATGGTCGCTGAACGCGTCGGTGCTGACACGATGCTCAGCCAGATCGTCGAAATGGTCGCGAATGCGCAGCGTAGCCGCGCGCCTATTCAGAAACTGGCCGATTCGGTGGCCGGCATGTTTGTTCCCGCTGTCGTTGTCATTGCCGTAATGTCGTTCGCCGCATGGGCGATTTGGGGGCCTGCGCCGGCTTTATCCTATGCACTGGTCTCGGCGGTCGCGGTCCTTATCATTGCCTGTCCCTGTGCGCTGGGGCTGGCGACACCCATGTCGATCATGACGGCGACTGGCCGTGGAGCACAGGCCGGTGTGCTGATCAAGAATGCCGAAGCCCTGGAGAGGTTCGCCAAGGTCGATACGCTGATTGTCGACAAAACGGGCACGCTGACACTGGGAAAACCGAAACTGATCGCCGTACTGCCCGAAGCCGGCCATGACGAGGATGACGTGTTGCGACTGGCGGCCAGCCTGGAACGCGGTTCCGAGCACCCGCTCGCTGAAGCGATCGTCGCGGGCGCCGAGGAACGCGAGATCGCGTTGACTGAAGCAGAGGAGTTTGAAGCGGTCACCGGAAAGGGTGTGAAAGGTGTTGTCGATAAAATGTCGGTAGCGCTTGGCAATGCAAAACTTCTCGCCGATCTCGGCATTGACGGGCGCAGATTCTCAGAATCGGCGAACGCACGCCGCGACCAAGGTGAAACAGTGATGTTTGTCATCGTCGGTTCGAAAATCGCTGGTCTTGTAGCGGTGGCTGATCCGGTAAAGGACACAACTCATGACGCGCTCAAGGCGCTGCATGCACAAGGTTTCCGCATTGTCATGGCGACGGGTGACAACGAGCGGACCGCGAAAGCGGTAGCTGCAAAGCTGGGTATCGACGAAATCCGGGCGGATGTTCTGCCCGAGGACAAGGCACGCATCATTAAGGAGATGCAAGATGCCGGCCGAAAGGTGGCGATGGCTGGTGACGGCGTCAATGATGCGCCGGCCCTGGCCCAGGCCGATGTTGGTATCGCCATGGGTACGGGTGCCGATGTGGCTATAGAGAGCGCGGGCCTTACGCTGGTCAAAGGGGATCTCAATGGCATCGTGCGGGCGCGCAAACTGGCCCGCGCGACCATGCGAAACATCAAGCAGAACCTTTTCTTTGCGCTGGTCTACAACGCTTCAGGCGTGCCGGTTGCGGCGGGCGTGTTGTTCCCGGTTTTCGGTATTCTAATCTCGCCAATTTTTGCTGCCGCGGCCATGAGCCTGTCGTCCGTATCCGTGGTGGGGAATGCCTTGCGACTACGGTCTGTCAGAGTCTAG